A genomic stretch from Falco cherrug isolate bFalChe1 chromosome 1, bFalChe1.pri, whole genome shotgun sequence includes:
- the ETNPPL gene encoding ethanolamine-phosphate phospho-lyase, with the protein MPSRAGQGRAGAMEERYSKAETLALRRKHIGPSCKMFFAKDPLKIVRAQGQYMFDEKGEKYLDCINNVAHVGHSHPEVIKAATKQMELLNTNSRFLHDNLVHYAQRLTATLPKKLSVCYFVNSGSEANDLALRLARQYHGHQDVITLENAYHGHVTSLIDISPYKFNQLGKDSKKEFVHVAPSPDIYRGKYREDYPDPASAYAEEVKKIIEETQKNGRKIAAFIAESMQSCGGQVIPPVGYFQKVAEYVRAAGGVFIADEVQVGFGRVGKHFWAFQLQGEDFVPDIVTMGKPIGNGHPMSCVVTTREIAESFGASGLEYFNTFGGNPVSCAIGLAVLEIIEEEDLQGNATRVGNYLLELLAEQKEKHPLVGDIRGVGLFVGVDLVKDQEKRTPATAEALHLIYKLKEHHILLSADGPHRNILKFKPPMCFTMEDAKHVVETLDELLTEMEEATGMKTEKNASANAECKIKTTEESSQPEGANETIGHMNGAACRQEDGLYSKNHSLPSERIRT; encoded by the exons ATGCCGAGCcgggcggggcagggcagggccggggcgaTGGAGGAGCGCTACAGCAAGGCGGAGACCCTCGCCCTGCGCAGGAAGCACATCGG gccTTCCTGCAAAATGTTCTTTGCCAAGGACCCTCTGAAGATAGTGCGTGCTCAGGGCCAATATATGTTTGAcgagaaaggagaaaaatacttaGACTGTATCAACAACGTTGCACATG tcGGTCACAGTCATCCAGAAGTGATAAAGGCTGCAACAAAACAAATGGAACTGCTCAATACAAATTCCCGGTTCCTGCATGACAACCTTGTTCATTACGCGCAGCGTCTTACAGCCACCCTACCCAAGAAACTCTCTGTTTGCTATTTTGTTAACTCTGG GTCTGAAGCAAATGATCTTGCTTTACGACTGGCTCGGCAGTACCATGGGCACCAAGATGTGATCACCCTTGAAAA TGCTTACCATGGCCATGTTACATCTCTGATTGACATCAGTCCCTATAAATTTAATCAGCTGGGAAAGGACAGCAAGAAGGAGTTTGTGCATGTG GCTCCTTCTCCGGATATCTACAGAGGGAAATACAGGGAAGATTACCCAGATCCAGCAAGTGCTTATGCTGAAGAGGTGAAAAAGATTAttgaagaaacacagaagaatgGACGCAAG ATTGCTGCCTTCATAGCCGAATCCATGCAGAGCTGTGGAGGCCAAGTAATTCCACCTGTGGGATATTTCCAGAAAGTGGCAGA GTACGTGCGTGCCGCAGGTGGGGTGTTCATTGCTGATGAGGTCCAGGTTGGCTTTGGCAGAGTTGGGAAGCATTTTTGGGCATTCCAGCTGCAAGGTGAAGACTTTGTGCCAGACATTGTCACCATGGGAAAGCCCATTGGCAATGGCCACCCTATGTCTTGTGTGGTCACAACAAGGGAAATTGCTGAAAGTTTTGGTGCTTCTGGACTGGAGTATTTCAATACA TTTGGAGGCAATCCAGTGTCTTGTGCTATTGGTTTGGCTGTGCTGGAGATAATAGAAGAAGAAGATCTCCAAGGAAATGCTACACGAGTAGGAAATTATCTCCTGGAGTTGTTGGCTgagcaaaaggagaaacatCCCTTAGTGGGAGATATCAG GGGTGTTGGACTGTTTGTAGGGGTGGATCTGGTGAAAGACCAAGAAAAGCGAACACCAGCCACTGCTGAAGCCCTTCATCTCATTTACAA GCTGAAGGAGCATCACATCCTTCTTAGTGCAGATGGACCCCACAGAAATATACTAAAATTTAAACCACCAATGTGTTTCACAATGGAAGATGCAAAACATGTAGTGGAGACACTTGATGAACTTCTCACAG aaatggaaGAGGCAACTggaatgaagacagaaaagaatgCATCTGCGAATGCAGagtgtaaaataaaa acaACTGAAGAGAGTTCTCAACCAGAAGGTGCAAATGAAACCATTGGCCATATGAAtggagctgcctgcagacaAGAAGATGGTCTTTATTCTAAAAACCACTCACTGCCAAGTGAAAGAATAAGAACATGA